The nucleotide sequence GCCATTGATGACCACCCCGGCGCCCACGCCGGTACCGAGGATGGCGGCGAATACCGTTCCCGCGCCGGCCCCGGCGCCGTCAGTGGCCTCCGAGAGGGCAAAACAGTCGGCATCGTTGGCCAGGCGCACGTCTCGTTGCAGCAGGCGTTCGAGATCGCCGCGCAAATCCTCGTCGATCAAACACACCGAGTTAGCATTTTTGACCCGCCCATGGTCAGGCGAGAGCGTGCCGGGAATGCCCACGCCGAGACTGCCTTGCTGGCCCAGTTCGGCTTCGGCTTCATGCACCAGACGGGCGATGCAGGCGAGGGTCGCGGTGTAGTCGCCTTGCGGGGTGGGCAGGCGTCGGCGCAAGCGTTCCTGGCCATTTTCGAGGGCGATAATCTCGATCTTGGTCCCGCCAAGGTCGATTCCGAGTCGTACAGGTGAGGTCATCTTTAACCTTAAGTTACACAGCGGCTGGCCGATATTAGGTATACAGAACTTCGAACTGACCGGCCGTTTAGGGTCGGCGGTGACCTAGCCAGGTTCTACCGGCGGAATGGGTACTGCCAATGAATTCAGCCATCCGCCGTAGCCAATAACAATAATGCGAACAGGGGACGTCTTGTGAAGACCGTGTTGTATCCGGCCATCGCGCTAATGAACCGTCTTAGTTTCGGCATGAAATTCAGCCTTATCAGTGTGCTGTTCTTCCTCCCGATGCTGGTCACTAACTTCTACCTGGTACGCGACTCCTACCATCAGTTCGTGTCGACTCGCGCCGAGCTGGAGAGCATCGATTTGCTCGGTTCCAGCCTCAAGCTGCGCCATGACCTGGAAAGCCTCAACGATCAGGTCAAGATCAATGCGCTGATCGGTCAATCCGGCAAGGCCGGCGATCTTGAAGGGCGCATTAGTCAGCTGGAAGAGCAGTTGCTCGGTCACCTGCAAGGTCTTGCGCCAGTGCTCAGCGATGCCGAACAGATCGAGGCATTTAACAGCCAGCGCGATGAGTTGATCGCCCAGCTAAAGGCCACCCAAGCGGAAACTTCGCTGCAAAGCAAGACTGCGCAGGTCGAGAAGCTGCTCAGTGGCGCGCAGGTATTCATCCAGTTGGTCGCCACGCAGGCCGGCTTTACCCAGGACACTCAGTCCGAGGTGCGTCAGCTCAGCGAGCTGGTCACCATCGTCACCCCCCAGGTCACTGGAATGCTCAGCGAGGGTCGCTCGGTGGGTGCCTCGTCGCTTGGTCAGGGTTTCCTCAATTCGTCCTCCAGCGGCAAGCTCGATGAGCTACTTCAGACGCTAGAGAAAAAGCACGCCGAATATGGCGTGGATCTGCAGGGTGCGATCGGCTCCAGCCCGGTGGCGCACAATTCCCTGCAGGCCCTGGCGGACGCCAGCCGGGCCGCATTGAAAGAAAGCGCCACGCTGATCGAAGACAAAGTGGTGGTTGCCGATACGCTGGACATGCCTTGGCAGAGCTTCTATGACCAAGTCAGCGCGCAGATGGACAAGACCTATCAGCTCAACGATGCGGTACTGGTGTTCCTCGACCAGCAACTGCAGCAGCGCCTGGGCGAGAAGCGTATCCAGATGGGCCTGCTGGTCAGCGCCTTGCTCGGAGTGTTCGTGTTGATCGGCTACCTGTATGCGGCGTTTTATGTGTCCACTCGCACCACGCTGAAAACCCTCGGCCAGGTGATGGACAAGGTGGCCGCCGGTGATATGACCGTCAGCTTCCGGGCGGAAAGTCGCGACGAGTTGGGCGAGCTGGGTGAGGTCTTCAATGGCACCGTGGCGAAGATCCGCAATCTGATCGAGCGGGTCGGCCGCACCGTCGTTGAGGTCGAGCGTCAGGCCGGTCGCGTCGAAGTGGTGTCCGGCGAGAGTAACCAGGCAGTCTCCGGGCAGCGCAGCCAGATCGAGCAAGTGGCCACGGCCATGAACGAGATGTCCGCCACCGCCCAGGAAGTCGCCCGTAGCGCTGCCGCCGCGGTCGACAGTGCGCACAGCGTTAACCAGGAAACCGTGAATGGTCGAGCCCTTGTCGAGTCGCAGGTCGGCAGCATCCAGCGGCTGGCCAATGAAATCGACCAGTCGGTGGTGGTGATCAACCAACTGGCCAGCGATAGCGCCTCGATCAGCCAGGTGCTCGATGTGATCAAGGGCATCGCCGAACAAACCAACTTGCTGGCCCTTAATGCCGCCATCGAGGCCGCCCGTGCCGGTGAGCAGGGTCGTGGTTTCGCGGTGGTCGCCGACGAGGTGCGCAATCTGGCCAAGCGCACCCAGCAGTCGACCGAAGAGATCGAGAAGATGATCGCCAAGCTGCAGGGCGGCGTCGGCGCGGCGGTGAAGACTATGAGCGTCAGTCACCAGATGGCCGACGGCACGGTCAACGAGTCGGGCAAGGTGCAGCTGGCGCTGGAGAACATCCTTGGCGCGGTGGGCATGATCGTCGACCAGAACCAGCAGATCGCCGCCGCCGCCGAGCAGCAGACCGCGGTGGCACATGACATCGACCAGAACATCGTCGAAATCAACCGGGCCGGCGAGCGCACTGCCGAGGGTGCCAGTCAGACCGAGCAGTCCAGTCGCGAGCTGAGTGGCCAGGTGGCGCAACTCAAGCAGCTGATTGGTGCGTTCCGCGTCTGAGCCGCGAGTGGTCAGACAAAGCCCGCCAATTGGCGGGCTTTGTCGTTATTGGGCTTTGTAGGGTGGGTTGAGCGAAGCGATACCCGCGCGGTGCGGCTTCGATGGGTGTCGCTGCGCTCAGGCTAGGCGCCCCGCCCATCCGACAACGTTTGGCTATTAGTTGGTCCAGCCGAACAGCGTGCAGGCGTTACGGCTGCTGGCGCTGGCCAGCTCGTCCGGGCTGATGTGCATCAGCTCGGCTAGCGCTGCACAGATATCCGGCAGGAATTCCGGGCTGTTGCGCTGCTGGGGGTACATGGCCGGTGCCATGTCCGGGGCGTCGGTTTCCAGTACTACGGCCTCCAGCGGCAACTCGGCGACCACCTTGTGCAAGCGGTGGGCCTGCGGCCAGGTCGCGGCGCCGCCCAAGCCGAGCTTGAAACCCAGCTTGAGGTATTCCCGCGCTTCCTCGCGGCTACCGGCGAAGGCGTGGATCACTCCCGCGCGCTTGAGGCGAAAACGCTTGAGAGTGGCGATGGTCGGCGCATGGGCGTGCCGCACATGCAGCAGCACCGGTAGTTCGAACTCGGCAGCGAGTTTCAGCTGCGCCTCGAACAGTGTCTGCTGGGCGTCGCGGTCGGGGTTGTCGATGTAGTAGTCGAGGCCGAATTCGCCGACCGCACAGAGTTTTGGATGGCCGGCCAGGCGTTGCAGCCAGTCGCGCAGCTCATCCATATGTTCGGGGCGGTGCTGGTCGAGATAGACCGGATGCAGGCCCAGCGCGGCGTAGACGCTGTCCTGCTGCAGTGCCAGATCCCACAAGCGTTGCCAGTTACTCTGGTACACGCCGAGCACCACTAGGCGCTCCACGCCCCGCGCGTGGCTGCGCGCCAGCAGCTCGGCGCGGTCGGCGTCGAAGTCAGGGAAATCCAGGTGGGTGTGGGTGTCGATCAGCTGCATGCGGCCAGTGTCGACCGCCGGGCGGCGGGCTGCAAGCAGCAGCCCGCAGTACGACTTAGTGATGCTCGCGGGTGGCGCGGAATTTCACGTCCGGCCAGCGCTCTTCCATCAGGCTCAGGTTGACGCGGGTCGGCGCCAGGTAGGTGAGGTGGCCACCGCCGTCGACGGCGAGGTTCTCGTAGGCCTTGTCCTTGAATTCCTTGAGCTTCTTCTCGTCGGCGCAGT is from Pseudomonas sp. LS44 and encodes:
- a CDS encoding methyl-accepting chemotaxis protein, giving the protein MSATAQEVARSAAAAVDSAHSVNQETVNGRALVESQVGSIQRLANEIDQSVVVINQLASDSASISQVLDVIKGIAEQTNLLALNAAIEAARAGEQGRGFAVVADEVRNLAKRTQQSTEEIEKMIAKLQGGVGAAVKTMSVSHQMADGTVNESGKVQLALENILGAVGMIVDQNQQIAAAAEQQTAVAHDIDQNIVEINRAGERTAEGASQTEQSSRELSGQVAQLKQLIGAFRV
- a CDS encoding TatD family hydrolase; amino-acid sequence: MQLIDTHTHLDFPDFDADRAELLARSHARGVERLVVLGVYQSNWQRLWDLALQQDSVYAALGLHPVYLDQHRPEHMDELRDWLQRLAGHPKLCAVGEFGLDYYIDNPDRDAQQTLFEAQLKLAAEFELPVLLHVRHAHAPTIATLKRFRLKRAGVIHAFAGSREEAREYLKLGFKLGLGGAATWPQAHRLHKVVAELPLEAVVLETDAPDMAPAMYPQQRNSPEFLPDICAALAELMHISPDELASASSRNACTLFGWTN